The Pagrus major chromosome 24, Pma_NU_1.0 region ATTTACGTCATGTGACCTTGTTGTGTAAAGTCTGAATTTAAGGTCTAACAGACGCATAAAGCAGAATCCTTAAATTGAGAGTTTTTTCAATGGAGTTTGGTAAAAGTAGTCGATAGAGTTCTCTATTAATTTCTCTGttgaacaaataaaatgaaaacaacacaaaatgatgatgacgacgacgaTAActtaaatatttgcattttgtcttttcatgtgtttcCTGTTGAATTGATCATAACAATATTTTCTGTTCAGTCAATGTGCAGACAGGAAGTTGTTCTTTGTTCAGATCTGAGCTGTAAAACCTTCTGATTTACGTCATTATTGATCTCAGTATTGATCTGTGACAAtgacacacttcctgtttattgTTCCAACCATCTGCTTCACTTTATTAATGATGTCTGGATGGTTTCACCTCCTCTGACCTCcgaacacgtgtgtgtgtgtgtgtgtgtgtgtgtgtgtgtgtgtgtgtgtgtgtgtgtgtgtgtggtcttgaGTTTTATTACCTGCAGTGACACGAAGCAGCAGAATCCTGTTCATCTGTTTTCAGATCAATCGGTTAATCGTTCAGGCTGTCTtttactggtgtgtgtgtggttgcttGTTAGTCGTTGTTGACctacattttattgatttttttatcttatattttCAGTAAACTGTGTTTGTAAACATTCTGCTAACGAGACGTCACAGCTCTGAATTAAAGGAAGTGGTGTAATAACGTGTCATTATGAATGAGGTCATCATTAGTAACTAGCTCTGATCCAGATCCTGCAGGTCCTGATccgtttctttctgttttccagGTGTGACGTTGACCTCACCATCATGAGTCTGAGCGCCAACGATCTCACTGAACTCATGGAGCTGTGGGAGGAGCTAAACCTGACCTCCGCCGACCACTACAACCTGTCCCATGTGGAGACTCTGCTGTGTTCAGGCGTCATCAGCCACGCCGCCTTCCTGCACGTCCTGTCCGTTCTCTATGTCTTCATCTTCCTGGTGGGCCTCGCCACCAATGCCCTGGTAGTCTGGGTCAACCTGCGCTCTGACAGGAACCGCTACGAGACGCACCTGTACATCCTGAACCTGGCTGTGGCCGACCTGTGTGTCGTAGCCACGCTGCCGGTGTGGGTGACCTCGCTGCTGCAGGGCGGGCGCTGGCCATTCGGAGAGGCCGTCTGTAAACTCACTCACCTGGTCTTCAGTGTCAACCTCTTCAGCAGCATCTTCTTCCTCACCTGCATGAGTGTGGACCGCTACCTGTCTGTCACGCTATTCGCTGACGCCCCCGACAGCCGCAGGAAGAAGTTGGTGCGACGGCTTATCTGCATCCTGGTTTGGCTGCTGGCGCTGGCAGCCTCCGCCCCCGACACCTACTTCCTGCGGGCGGTGAAGTCATCACACTACGATGGCGTCATCTGTCGGCCAGTGTACCCGTCTGATAACCCTCGAGAGTGGATGGTGGGTGTCCAGCTGAGCTTCATCGTGCTCGGCTTTGCAATCCCTTTCCCCGTCATCACTGTCTTCTACCTGCTCCTGGTGGTGGCGATCCCTCCCAGCTCGGATCAGGAGCGCCGCATCAGCCGGCGGATCATCCTCACCTACATCGTGGTCTTCCTGGTGTGCTGGCTGCCGTTCCACACCGTCCTCCTGCTGGACACCCTGTCGCTACTCAACCTGCTTCCCTTCAGCTGCCGGCTGGAGAACTTCCTGGACGTGGCGCTGCACCTGACGCAGTGCTTCTCACTGGTCCACTGTTGTATCAACCCTGTCCTGTACAACTTCCTCCACAGGAACTACCGCTACGACCTCATGAAGGCCTTTATCTTCAAGTACTCCACCAAGACGGGGCTCGCCAGACTCATCAACGGCTCACACACCTCCGACACGGAGTACTCGGCGGTGATGATAGACAGCAGCCCGATGTGAACTCATCTAGACTCTTTAAACGACTTAACGATGGGCAACGCTGTCCCAGTGTGAAGACTTGGAAAAACTTCTTAGTACTTACAAGCAGTTCTTCTACCCGTTCCTGGTGGTGGAGATCCTTCCCAGCTTGGACCAGGAgcaccacagcagctctgaagccttGATTGTCTCTGATGGGGCgactgtggctcaggggtagagccagcgtcttattatcggaaggtcgctggttcgattcctgcatgtcaaagtgtccttgggcaagatgctgaaccccaaactgtttctgatgtgctggtcggcaccttgcatggcagccaccggcatcagtgaatgaatgtatcaattactgtaagtcgctttggacaaaagcgtctgaTAACtgccctaaaaaaaaaattatggtCCTTAACGGTCTCTGATAATCTGGGTTGTGCTGATGGACAATTTTCTCCAGATGTAAACACTAGTTAGGACTTGGGAAAGCTTCAGGGGACTTCTGATTGACTTTTACAGACGTGCAAAAACTTATTTGGACTGGAGGGTAAATCTCAAGACTTTGGAAGACGGCTGAATGTCCAACCACAGTAGAGCTAAGGAGGAGGACTTTAATCTAATAATTGATCAACAGTTTGTGGGTCTCAGTATCTTCAGCTTCCTCTCAGGTGCTGGTTCGGAGCCAGTGCccactctggaaccagttctttgcTCCAGGTCAggaaaactggttccagagtggcACCAACACTTCGCTGGTCTAGAACAAATAACCAATTACGTCAGGAGCTGGGGGGCTGGGTTATTGTGACCATAGACCAACTGAAGTGGTTTATGACCGCCAGAGCCAGTGTAGCGTGTTCTGACTTATGTTTTCGGAGAATAAAGGTCCGAGAACCAGTCGTGTTTGGATGTTTTCATACAGAGTCAGAAGCAACACTGGAGACGTATACAGGGACTGAATGACTAAAAAGTTCACAGGTTGAACCAGCTTGAAACCAGCACTAGCACCAGCCTagaaccagcacttggttcACTTTGGTGGAAAATGGTTAACAAGGACTTTTTCTTTGATCAACTGAAAGTAAACCTTGAGAACTAGTCCCACATCAGGGCTCAGAAGTTACTGAGTAACTTTACTCTAACAGGAAAGTATTGTAGTTTGTACTCaactacatttgtctgattccaagatatttttgatatatttagTTCTACGTTTACTGAAGGATCTTCTTCCTCATTCACCCACTGGAACAACAGGACACTGAAGTCTGTGGAGAgagtgtccacatacttttggcatATTAGTATATTAGTAACACTTAATTTTACAGGTTTGGAAATGTTATAATAAGAAGGTGGTGATTATCAGACAACGTGTCTGTAAAATGACTTGAAATGACCCGAACAtggtttaataataatattctgatGTTTTCCAACAAGCACTTAATAATCAGCTGCTGATTTATTTATCATCCCACGTCATGTAGAGGTCTGCTGAGGGGATGGGATTGTATTAAAGAAATGATCAGCTATTTACTAACTGATAATTGGAAAATAACAGaatattattaaatcatgttggaGTCATTTACAGTAAAGTTTGAGGAGATTATTGTGTTAATTTTGTTGGTTATTAATACTTATGTACCATGACAGTGATCCTGTAGACTGAAGCGTTATTAATATGAAACAGTTTAttcaacagaagaagaagaagagcaacatATGAATGTTTTCATGTCGCAGCAGAGAAACtgagaataaataaaagctgtaataaatatgtaaatataaatgtgtttttcttcacaccatctgattttatttttaatgattcatgtaaaatgtttgtgtcactCTGTTctggttcatttttttaaatgtcacatttatctATGAATAAAAGGTACAGTTGAAAATTAAtctttttgtaaaaatgaaacttttctCTGCAATTTGTGccaattttcttctttttatttaggAAACTTTATTGTGGAGACGATCAAAATGTGATAAAAGCTTAAAAACACGAAGTTAAATCATTAAAGTTAGTGAATATAAAGATGATCTATAACCTCCAACTAGTGCCgatcaaataaatacaaacttttATCTGTAACTCTGCTGCAGTCAAATTataatctgatgttttcaaACCAAACTCTgttcataaaaacatgaatttagTCAAGTTGAAGTTGaaaacctgattttttttctgtcagtttgtctcCAAACTTTATTCTTTGtaaagaaaagtgttttgtgtgtgtgtgtgtgtcatatatattatatatctcatatactgtatgtgttcaaTAAACAAGCTGAACCTGAAATATGTAATGATTTCACTcgatcagccaatcagagatgAGGATTAACCCTTCATACTGTCAACATTTTACTGAGCGAGACATGTTTCTGAAAACgatttatttaaagtttaataAAGTTGAAATCATTTCAGGTCCTAAAAGACTTCTGAAAAATCTGCAAGGACCTCTGAGACGTTTCCAAGGACTCCTGGAAAGTCATTAAAACCCTGACAGTGTTGGTGGTATTGGTGTTGTTGacggtgttggtggtggtgttggtggttgTGGTGTTGccggtggtgttggtggtgttggtggtgttggtgttggtggtggcggtggtggtgttggtggtgttggcggtgttggtggtgttggtggtgttggtggtggtggtgttgatAGTGTTGGCGGTGGTGTTGGCATTGGTGGCGTTGGCGGCGTTGGTGGCGTTGGCAGCGGTTGTGTTGGCGTTGTTAGTGTTGGTGGCATTGGCAGCATTGGCAGCGGTGGTGTTGGcgttgttggtggtggtgttggtgttggtggtgttggtggtgttggcggtggtgttggtggtgttggtgttggtggcgttgttggtggtgttggtggtgttggcggtggtgttggtggtgttggtgttggtggtggtgttggtggtgttggtggtggcggtggtgttggtgttggtggtgttggcggtggtgttggtggtgttggtgttggcggtggtgttggtgttggtggtgttggcggtggtgttggtggtgttggtggtggtgttggtggtgttggcggtggtgttggtggtgttggtggtgttggtgttcGATGGtgttggtggttggttggtgtgtaACATGCTGTCAGAAAGGTTCACAGTTATTGATCCACACTGAACTGCACATTAAGTTCAACAGTATTATTGATCATGATCAGATGTTTGTCCTGAGTTCTGTTCAGATCCTCATTTAAACTTTTCCTCCTTTAACAGAcatgaatgtgttttaattaaaggCTCCACTTACTGTGTTTGTTACAGCTGAAGAGGAAGAACAAGTCCCACACGACTGTcgccaaaaacaacaaatgtttgcACAGAGTCTGGTCTGTGATGCGTCTCCACCCTCTGCTTTCACATGAACCACCCAGTCTACCTGTGAGAGGTCACACCTGCAGCTGACGAGCACACAGGTGTGACTGCCTCAATCACAGAGCTGGGAAGAGATGCAGAGGCGCCActctgacacagaaacag contains the following coding sequences:
- the ackr3b gene encoding atypical chemokine receptor 3b, giving the protein MSLSANDLTELMELWEELNLTSADHYNLSHVETLLCSGVISHAAFLHVLSVLYVFIFLVGLATNALVVWVNLRSDRNRYETHLYILNLAVADLCVVATLPVWVTSLLQGGRWPFGEAVCKLTHLVFSVNLFSSIFFLTCMSVDRYLSVTLFADAPDSRRKKLVRRLICILVWLLALAASAPDTYFLRAVKSSHYDGVICRPVYPSDNPREWMVGVQLSFIVLGFAIPFPVITVFYLLLVVAIPPSSDQERRISRRIILTYIVVFLVCWLPFHTVLLLDTLSLLNLLPFSCRLENFLDVALHLTQCFSLVHCCINPVLYNFLHRNYRYDLMKAFIFKYSTKTGLARLINGSHTSDTEYSAVMIDSSPM